From the Oceanobacillus kimchii X50 genome, the window CAGTTGCTTGTTATAATAACCAAGGTTTTCACGTTATTGTCGATGTAGGTTTTCATACAGATTATCATATTGAATTTAATCCATACGATGAAATGAAAAAAATACTCAACGAAGAAAATGTGCATCTTTTTACTATATATTGTCCACCTGATGTTGTGATGGAAAGAAGAAATCAAACATGGAGACAAGAATGGGACGGTAAACAGGTGCCAGAATATGTTTATCGTTGGGATCACGCAGTTTATAAGAGCAATTTATCAACATATCAATTTGATACTTCGTGTATCTCTAGTAAACAAATAGCTCAAAAGATTCTTCAAATAATCAATTAGAGGGTGGCTTTGGTGAAGAAAGTGCTTATTATATTTTTGACTGGATTGGTATTTCTTACTTTTCTTGGTATGGTTACATTTTTTATACTACCTAGTTCCAATCAACCGTCTTCGGGCACCTCCAACTTAAACGATTCAGATATGCAAGATCATGAAATTCCTATAAATGAACAAGAAGGAACTCTGCAAGGATATTATTTCAATGGTTATATCGATATGCGTGATTCGTTCGAAAATTTTGAGGAAGAATCAGAGTACATTTACTATATGAGTCACCATTTTGACTATTATCGTAATCAAGCTTTTGTCCATGGTAAAGATGAACCAAAAGAAGAATATGTAGAGTATTTTAAGCAATTAGATCCTTTAAATGCTCTTGTCTCTTTCTCTAACAATACAAAAACGGACCTACAAAATGGTGACTATATAAAAGTGACCTTCAAGGGTGGAATTATGGAATCCTATCCAGCACAGATTGGAGAGGTTGTTGATGTAGTAGTAATTGACCGAAGAAAGTAATAAAGGAGTTTATGAAATGAAACGCTATGTCATTATCACTGTAGGAAAGACACATAGTGGTAAATCCACCTTTGCCAAATTATTGAATAAACAACTTACTAATTCAATCATTGTCGATCAAGATAACCATGCAGAATTCATTAATCAATATTACTCGAATTTGCAGCCCAAATCGGGACCAAATATATTGAAACACGCCGTATCAAAGCTAGTGGTTGCTTATGCGGTGGAACACACAAACGATCACCTAATTATTTGTAACTCGAATCGAAACAAAATTAGAAGACAACACTTAATCCAGTGGTATAGAAATAATGAATTAATCCCAGTTATCGTTCATTTTGATATACCAGATGACGTTCTTTTGAAACGGGTTCAAACATCTACACGTAAAACGAATATATTTCGATTTGCTAGTAATTTTGAAGAGGTTTTGGCACGTCAATGTGAAGATGCTAAAGATGACGATATTCAAGAACCTAATGAAAATGAAGCAGATTACTTTTTCCGGATAACACATGAAATGGATACAGATCTAGTTATTCATAAAATACAAGAAATAGTTAGTTCTCAATTCGAAAATTAGTCGGAAATAGTATTCTAACGAACTGTTTTTTGAATTATTCACATACTAGTAAAACATAATATTTAAATATGATATCGTTATAATGTTTAATAACATATTATTTATAACTTATAGCAATTAATGATGACTTATTAATTGAAATCGTAAAGAATAAAATCCTTTAAAATTACATTCATGTTAAAATTTTACATTATTGTAAAACATTATAATCTTTGTTGACGCTTTCAAAACGTCCATGTAAGATATAAAAATATAGGCGGTTCAGAAAATTAATGCAATTTAATCAATTTCATAGCTGTGATACTCCACTTATAAATGAAGCAAATAATACTTCGTTTTGACTGAAATCTATTCGTATGCGCTTACAAACTCATTCAATTATGAAATTGTTTTCTCATGTATTAATACCGCTAATATTTTTAAAGGAGGAGTAACATGAAAGCAGTGTTTAGAACAAAGTCGATGAAATTATTGGGAACATCTATTGCTACACTCGCCTTTTTTACGTTTGTTGCTTGGCAAACAGCTTCTGCACATGGTTACATCGAAGAACCACAATCAAGGAGTCTATTATGTCACGAACAAGTGAATACGGAATGTGGAGCGATTCAATGGGAACCGCAAAGTCTTGAAGCACCAAAAGGATTTCCAGGGCCAAGTATTCCTGATGGACAAATTGCATCTGCTGGAGGAGCTTTTCCAGAATTAGATGAGCAATCTGCAGACCGTTGGGAAAAAGTTAATTTGAACTGGGGAACCAACACGTTTACTTGGCATCTAACTGCGATGCATGCAACTACAAAATGGCATTATTACATTACAAAACCCGATTGGAATCCAAATGAACCACTTACAAGAGATCAATTTGAATTAGTACCATTTTATGAAATCTATGATGGTGGAGCACGACCAGGGCAAACAGTTACGCATCAAGTAACTATACCAGAACGATCAGGATATCATGTGATCTTGGGAGTTTGGGACGTAGATGATACGGCAAATGCTTTCTATAATGTTATTGATGCTAATTTTGGTGGTGAATCTAGTAATCCTGATCCAGATCCAGGTAATCCAGAAGAACCTGAATTACCAGATGTGCCGGAATGGAATGCTAGTACGGTATATGTTGGTGGTGACCAAGTAACTTATAATGGTAAATTATATCAAGCGAAATGGTGGACCAGAGGAGAGACTCCTGGTAACTCTCAAGTTTGGGAAGAAGTAGTTACAAGCGCGACTACATCTCAAGATGCTTTTGAATCAATTACTGCTTGGAATACTTTTGCGTATTAATAGAATTATATAATAAGAAAAAAGTTCCGATCACTAGTCTAAAATGGTCGGAACTTTTCATTGTTATTGAACTTTTTTAAAAAAGTTTGGTAGATAATCTTTATGTGCTTCTAACATTTCATTTAGAATCTTCTTAGCAATCGTATCCGATGGTACAAGGGGATTAATCGTCATTGCTAAAAGCGCTTTGTTGTAATCACCTGAAATAGCAGCCTCAGATGCTACTCTTTCGAAAGACTTGATTTGACTTACTAATCCTTGAACTGATACAGGAAGCTCATCCATGATAAGCGGCTTTGGTCCTTCTTTGGTAATAACACAACTGATTTCAACTGCAGACTCATAAGGAATACTTTGAATCGCACCACGATTAATCGTATTTACTGGTTGAATGTCTCTACGATCATTGTATATTGAATCAATTAAGCTACATGCAGCATCACTATAGTATGCTCCGCCCCGCTTTTCCAATTGAGGTGGTTTAATTGATAAAGTCGGGTCTTTATACAGTTCAAATAATTCATCTTCTAATTTTTTTACTACTTCTGCACGAGTACCGCTTGAAGCTGCATTTTCTTTTTCATTGTCAAGCATCTCATCTGTTTTAAAATAATAACGATGGTATGGACATGGTAGTACACCTAGTCCTTCAACGAAAGAGGGTTCCCAACCTAAGTCAATGATATTTTCCATTGTTCCAGTCGAATTTGTCTCTGTCATTCGCTTTAATACATCAGATGTAGATTCTTTTCCGTCTACATAAATATGTAAACCAAAGACCATATGATTGAGGCCAGCGAAGTCAATTTCCACTCGATGTGCCTCAACTTCTAAAAATTTTGCAACCATCATTTTCATTCCGATTGGCACATTGCACAGACCAACAATATTTTTCCAATTTGTATGTCTCAGCACAGCTTCAGTAACCATTCCGGCTGGGTTTGTGAAGTTAATTAACCATGCATCTGGACATAGTTCTTCCATATCTTTGAC encodes:
- a CDS encoding phosphotransferase-like protein — encoded protein: MVFLNGVPRAGKSSVIKELQSLSKEIWINLGVDQTATMIDKKFSPGMGLRPGKEFPEIEGTVKNLYIALFHSVACYNNQGFHVIVDVGFHTDYHIEFNPYDEMKKILNEENVHLFTIYCPPDVVMERRNQTWRQEWDGKQVPEYVYRWDHAVYKSNLSTYQFDTSCISSKQIAQKILQIIN
- a CDS encoding DUF3221 domain-containing protein: MKKVLIIFLTGLVFLTFLGMVTFFILPSSNQPSSGTSNLNDSDMQDHEIPINEQEGTLQGYYFNGYIDMRDSFENFEEESEYIYYMSHHFDYYRNQAFVHGKDEPKEEYVEYFKQLDPLNALVSFSNNTKTDLQNGDYIKVTFKGGIMESYPAQIGEVVDVVVIDRRK
- a CDS encoding AAA family ATPase produces the protein MKRYVIITVGKTHSGKSTFAKLLNKQLTNSIIVDQDNHAEFINQYYSNLQPKSGPNILKHAVSKLVVAYAVEHTNDHLIICNSNRNKIRRQHLIQWYRNNELIPVIVHFDIPDDVLLKRVQTSTRKTNIFRFASNFEEVLARQCEDAKDDDIQEPNENEADYFFRITHEMDTDLVIHKIQEIVSSQFEN
- a CDS encoding lytic polysaccharide monooxygenase, which encodes MKAVFRTKSMKLLGTSIATLAFFTFVAWQTASAHGYIEEPQSRSLLCHEQVNTECGAIQWEPQSLEAPKGFPGPSIPDGQIASAGGAFPELDEQSADRWEKVNLNWGTNTFTWHLTAMHATTKWHYYITKPDWNPNEPLTRDQFELVPFYEIYDGGARPGQTVTHQVTIPERSGYHVILGVWDVDDTANAFYNVIDANFGGESSNPDPDPGNPEEPELPDVPEWNASTVYVGGDQVTYNGKLYQAKWWTRGETPGNSQVWEEVVTSATTSQDAFESITAWNTFAY
- a CDS encoding 6-phospho-beta-glucosidase yields the protein MNGIKIVTIGGGSSYTPELIEGFIKRYEELPVNEIWLVDIEAGKEKLEIVGELAKRMVKKANVPIDIHLTLDRKKALKDANFVTTQFRVGLLEARAKDERIPLKYGVIGQETNGPGGLFKGLRTIPVILDIVKDMEELCPDAWLINFTNPAGMVTEAVLRHTNWKNIVGLCNVPIGMKMMVAKFLEVEAHRVEIDFAGLNHMVFGLHIYVDGKESTSDVLKRMTETNSTGTMENIIDLGWEPSFVEGLGVLPCPYHRYYFKTDEMLDNEKENAASSGTRAEVVKKLEDELFELYKDPTLSIKPPQLEKRGGAYYSDAACSLIDSIYNDRRDIQPVNTINRGAIQSIPYESAVEISCVITKEGPKPLIMDELPVSVQGLVSQIKSFERVASEAAISGDYNKALLAMTINPLVPSDTIAKKILNEMLEAHKDYLPNFFKKVQ